CACTCGAATgttcaaattaaacaataaaaatagcatTCATATCAAATAagcaatgtttttaaaagctGTAAATAGGTGAAGGTAAATAGGTGTGGTGGTGTCCACAGTTATTGATAAGAAACAATGTTggtttaaagatttaattactAGAAGGTAATTCAATCTGCGATTAGTGTGGCCGCGACGAAGGTCATCTCACAATACAACGCTTTTTGATGGGTTTACAAGAGGTTTTTCATaacttcttatttttatagcgATTAGAGTAAACTTTGTTACTTATACGTTTcgttaatgtatttattaattattataatcaagTCATTAATCAGATCAATAaggttttttaaacaaacacaATACTTCTTTTAGTAATAAGTTCAAAGAGGTCACACGATCAAATAAACTGTTTATCAATATGCTATACAATAACTTGCCTATAgtcaataaatagaaaaacaaaattatcagcattactaactttataataaaacctatGATCAGACTtcggtgcctgacacatgaCGACGAATTTTGTGTTTAatagacataaaaatacacaaaataacaatactcgaagaaaaaataaaataagacatatcaataacaataaaaattaaaaattcctttttgccattcggttcgcttcaagtgtgcaatgtgtgtgtactgtggttgtcattggccctggctcagcattatgctgaggagcagaaagttccacagcgctggtcattctgccagagaccacagcagctagtttgcgcctcagtagcaaagaaaaatgtaaaaaaataataatacttagtagaaaataataataatattaaagttaatacCAGTTTTCGATGCtctccttcaccgtacgaaaGTGTTTGTACATAGAAACAAAAATCTAATGGTCAGAGCGATTCCACCGCACGAAACCAAAGTTAAGTTGCGCGTTTAGTCTAACACAGCTGATAATTTTTGCTTATGAACATTATATTGGTCTGCTCTTACACGGGTACTGCACTTTTAAATGCCTTTAGCGGATGTAAAGgcgaattattaatataactcGACGAATCGAGTGCTTTTAAGCAATCGTCGTCTGCGAGGGCCTCGCAAAATATTAGGAACagttaagatttatttatagctGATTGATATGCACCAATTCGTCTACCTAGTCAATATTTTGGTTGTACACAACCGTTTTAGCCAAAATTCTGTTTTTCTAGTTGAAATATCTGGCCGAAATCTATATCATCAACGATTTTGTCTTACAATTTTTGAACGTACTCAAATCGAGATTTTGACTTGAAACAAGTCTTAAAAATACGCCTCAGTTTCacctatttaaaaatgtcgctctaattgtaataaaactttaaaaccgTTATGCAGCAGGAAACGAGTTGATTAGTCTGTGACCTCTGTAACACAACACAATAGATATATAGTTCGCAATCTTCATACAGAACTATTACGACGGATTCGAATGCTTGGAATAGTCGAGTCGATATTTTAAGGTTTTGGAATATTCCACCAATAGGATATAACTGCATCTACTATATGTGTTGACTAAGACATGGACGTGGTGCAATCATTCTAGGGGTCACTTATAGGTCGAATCGTAACTGGAGtaaaattctaaatacatattattatgaaacatatgACGTAAGCAAGAACTAGTTTGAACcggaaattattttgataaatattacgAAATTATTTAGTAACGTAACCTTGCGAAAGAAAACCAAATGTGTTTAAGCTGAACGaataaagcaattttttttctattgttataataattataaaatatcgacCTCTATATGCAATAAAATGTCTCCGTTTTACGTTAGCAGATCAATTTGCTGATTGCTCATTTAATATAGTTCACTGTTGTTCACTGTCATATGTTTAATCAATTAGTTGATTATCATGCCGATCAATAGATGGTAGTTGTTGCATCTGAATACGCGGTATTGTTTTACTTAGCATAAAACAGTGGTGACtgttaatttgattaaatgagTTTTCATGATATATCAAAGTGTATTTTCACTATGTATAattttggaaataatattCTGTTGAGTCGTTTAGACTTTAGGGCCaagaagttatattaaatttataaaacttaagtCAATCACAGTTCAATATGTCGTGATACATCTGCTATTTGCCCAAGCATTATTGAGATGGTTAGTTGATCACTGCTATTGAAAAAGTGATATTGTCATTGGTATACGCGAGGAatctacttttaaatatttctttgttatGAAATTATCTAAATAACTTGACATTTCGAGTGTTTTTGGCAATCGTGGTAAGCGATGGACTGCCAAATGATACGTTTACAGATAACTATTTGATACGATTGGTgtctattgaaataaaaacgcATGAATTGCCGCGAAATTGATATTTTCAcgaattatacataattaatgcTTTCAAGAAGTACAGgctatgttatatatattccaGGGGTAATTCAGTGGGTGCGTACACGATGTCTTATGGTATCGAATCGATCCGTCGCCACGTGGCGGAGTACATCCAGAAACGAGATGGGTTTCCCTCAGACTGGAACAACGTGGTGCTGGTGGGCGGTGCCTCTAATGGGATTAAGAATTGCCTTCAACTCCTTGTCAATAACATCAATGGGAAGAGCTCAGGTGAGCCATTAGTGGCAAGCTTTACTTATCTTTGCCGCTCGATATAGAGATGGAAGTAAGATTTGGTTTGTTTAGGTGAGATGCCCCAGCGCcgattttaaactttaaatatttacaaaaaaaaacaattgtatttgtaatattataattgcaatattattataatatattagtgCGGATTTTATGTTCGGAATATTACACAGTCAAGATGTCTTCCATCACGGTGAATGCAAGCTTCAAAGGGGACTAGCGAATTTGCAGAGACGCAGGACGTCCACTCATATGGCTCTCACTTCTGTTGTTATTTTAGTCTTCAACTGTATCATAAACTCTTGCTTTGAGATAACCTCATAAAAAAAGTCAGCTGGGGTTAAGTCGGGAGATCTGGGTGGCCATAATGTCTTCAAATCGCGGCTTATGATTTACCCCAGATTTTTCCCGGTAtgaccaaataaaaaaaaattaatagtaaattattaccgacttaaaaaagtcaaaatatatatatttaggacAATACATTTCCACAGTTTCTCGTTGAATACATATAGTTAAGTTGGCCAGGGCCAGGGAGGAGGATTTATAAAGcgcgaatatttttataaaaatcaaatgaGCGAGGCGAGTCTAATATACCGCCAATTCTGTGGGGCGTCGGCCTAAAAAAGCGTATTGTATAtggataaatattttcttagcCGTGATGATCCCCATCCCTCAATACCCGCTGTACTCGGCGTCTCTGGCCGAATACGGACTAGAACTAGTCGGGTACTACCTGGACGAAGAACACCAGTGGGGCCTCAGCACCGAGGAGCTGGAACGGTCCTTCGCCGGAGGACAGGAGAAGAATAATGTTCGGGCCATAGTTGTCATAAACCCTGGAAATCCCACCGGTCAGGTGTGTACTTATGCCCAAATttctttcaaaaattatttggaactTATCGTTTATATGCGATAAGGATTCATTTaaacgtatattttattaattgtttatttaaaggtATTTGAAAATCTTAATAAGCAATATTACTGCAATCATTCAATAAAAACGaactatttttaacaatgatgGTAGACAAACAGTTACACGAtacatgttttatttgaatgaaATGTTGCAGGTGCTTTCTCGAGAAAACATCGAGGCGATACTGAAGTTCGCGCACGCGCACAACCTTTTCATCTTCGCCGACGAGGTCTACCAGCACAACGTGTACGCCGAGGGCAGCGAGTTCTTCTCTTTCAAGAAGGTGTGTAAGGACCGAGGCCgttaatattcttatttaaataattcaataattgaAACTTGTCCTTTCCAGGTGATGATGGAGATGGGGGAACCTTACAACAAGATGGAGCTGGCTTCGTTCATGTCCGTCAGTAAGGTGAGGACTTGACTTTTTGTGAATCGTGGGATTCGACTATTGCGTATCAATTGTTAACGGTTTTCTAGCATGACATTTGATTCATGTGCTCCAGGGCTACATGGGCGAGTGTGGTCTCCGGGGTGGATGGATGGAGCTGGTGAACCTCGACCCGCAAGTGCAGGTCAACCTCTATAAAGCCATTTCCGCCATGCTGTGCCCCAGTTCCTTGGGGCAGGCGGCCGTCGACTGCGTGGTTAGTGTTTTACGGGTTTACAAGATAGAATATGAGTAACAATACCGTACAATgctttcaaatttatttattacagtatGTAATGTATCTGAAGGtaaataaaggatttatttatttataaacaattgtcGTTTCCTACATTATTACAGGAATTTTAAGTCACTTTAAGCTTTCTAAATAACTTTTACCGATAAGAATATTTGAATGTCCTCTCAGGCTAAACCTCCGGCTCCGGGTGAGCCCTCGTACGACCTCTGGCTCAAGGAGAAGACTCAGGTTTTGGAATCCCTGAACAAGAGAGCCAAGATGATCGCGGACACCTTCAACCAGATGGAAGGCTTCAAGTGTAATATCGTACAGGTAGGCTttgcatacatttttaaatttcgtaatCGGTTAAATCGTTTTTGTCGTTTTACTTTTGGAGATGGACTTTTTCACTATTTTTTTGTTCCCTTTGTCGGAGCTCTCATAGATATTTGTATTCCAGGGTGCCATGTACGCTTTCCCCCAAATTACGCTGCCCCCCAAAGCCATCGAAGCGGCGAAGAAGGTCGGCAAAGCCCCAGACGTCTTCTACGCCTTCCAATTGTTGGA
This Pieris napi chromosome 16, ilPieNapi1.2, whole genome shotgun sequence DNA region includes the following protein-coding sequences:
- the LOC125057178 gene encoding alanine aminotransferase 1, with protein sequence MSSAKMIGRAVASCRLSSKGLRSQSVDLSILLSRNTYPNTRTMASKAITMDNINPNIVKLEYAVRGPLVTRAGEIEKELQKGADKPFKRVIKANIGDAHAMGQQPITFIRQVLSCVANPEIIEKGNFPDDVKQRARDILKSCGGNSVGAYTMSYGIESIRRHVAEYIQKRDGFPSDWNNVVLVGGASNGIKNCLQLLVNNINGKSSAVMIPIPQYPLYSASLAEYGLELVGYYLDEEHQWGLSTEELERSFAGGQEKNNVRAIVVINPGNPTGQVLSRENIEAILKFAHAHNLFIFADEVYQHNVYAEGSEFFSFKKVMMEMGEPYNKMELASFMSVSKGYMGECGLRGGWMELVNLDPQVQVNLYKAISAMLCPSSLGQAAVDCVAKPPAPGEPSYDLWLKEKTQVLESLNKRAKMIADTFNQMEGFKCNIVQGAMYAFPQITLPPKAIEAAKKVGKAPDVFYAFQLLENTGICIVPGTGFGQKPGTYHFRTTILPQPALLQEMLDIFRSFHEKFTKQYS